A part of Paenibacillus donghaensis genomic DNA contains:
- a CDS encoding Cys-every-fifth RiPP peptide CefA → MSATYVGRGYVTPNATACPGYVCALNGPCGGNACGAAACGAVSCGLDACGTAACATNACLLNFCAADACWVNLTPLPGPFEAPGSKV, encoded by the coding sequence ATGTCAGCTACCTATGTAGGAAGAGGTTACGTAACACCCAATGCTACTGCTTGTCCAGGGTATGTCTGTGCTTTAAACGGACCATGTGGCGGGAATGCATGTGGAGCAGCAGCTTGTGGTGCAGTATCTTGTGGACTTGATGCTTGTGGTACTGCAGCATGTGCAACAAATGCCTGTTTACTAAATTTTTGTGCAGCAGACGCGTGCTGGGTTAATCTTACCCCACTCCCAGGACCTTTTGAAGCACCAGGAAGCAAGGTGTAG
- a CDS encoding DUF2812 domain-containing protein — MMKIFRIFFSDLDKQENWLNEKAKQGLRLTKTTKLFYYFEQCEPSEFTYKVELITDRSLQEQVEYRRSLGEDGIRTFTKNYAFGRIAYGKATLNLAGKIRVRTAPGTINSEILILEKKTDGKSFELFTDKNDKISYYKKVRNTFTLSIIGILIVVIVSKPRGLNFLNNEQVPIVISYVVKGLGIAICIPLLITVSKAMYRLRQLKKETTPE, encoded by the coding sequence ATGATGAAAATATTCAGGATTTTTTTCAGTGATTTGGACAAACAAGAAAATTGGTTAAATGAAAAGGCAAAACAGGGTTTGAGACTAACTAAAACCACAAAATTATTTTATTATTTCGAGCAATGTGAGCCTTCAGAATTTACTTACAAGGTTGAATTGATTACTGATAGATCGCTGCAAGAACAAGTAGAATATCGGCGGTCATTGGGTGAGGATGGGATTAGAACTTTTACTAAAAACTATGCTTTTGGAAGAATAGCTTATGGCAAAGCTACTCTCAATTTGGCAGGGAAAATTAGAGTGAGAACAGCTCCAGGTACCATTAACTCAGAGATTCTTATTTTAGAGAAGAAAACAGATGGGAAATCCTTCGAATTGTTCACTGATAAAAACGATAAAATTTCTTATTATAAAAAAGTCAGAAATACTTTCACACTTTCTATTATTGGAATTCTTATTGTGGTTATTGTGAGCAAACCACGAGGGCTAAACTTTTTAAATAATGAACAAGTTCCAATTGTAATTTCATATGTAGTTAAAGGTTTAGGCATTGCAATATGCATACCTCTCCTAATAACCGTTTCAAAAGCTATGTATCGTTTACGGCAGCTAAAAAAAGAGACCACACCTGAATAA
- a CDS encoding glutaredoxin family protein, whose translation MSTPVIVYSTSGCSDCNLVKQFLTEQGVPFEVRDVMTSTVYQDEVEKLGFMGVPVTVGGDHVVKGFNLPELKALIEAAAK comes from the coding sequence ATGAGCACTCCAGTTATCGTCTACTCAACTTCAGGCTGCAGCGACTGCAATCTGGTGAAGCAGTTCCTTACAGAGCAAGGCGTTCCCTTCGAGGTGCGGGATGTGATGACCAGCACGGTCTACCAGGATGAAGTGGAGAAACTCGGCTTCATGGGCGTTCCGGTCACTGTAGGCGGCGACCATGTTGTAAAGGGCTTTAACCTGCCTGAGCTTAAAGCACTGATCGAGGCCGCGGCTAAGTAA
- the ytxJ gene encoding bacillithiol system redox-active protein YtxJ has translation MSIQQLHSIEELHQYVAQPGKKLLFKHSTTCPISAKAHEEFQSYLKDADTTAAVVLVIEDRPVSNQIAEEFGIKHESPQIFLLEGSEVSWNTSHWKITRDAIQQAVSQ, from the coding sequence ATGTCTATTCAACAGCTCCATTCCATCGAAGAACTGCACCAATATGTCGCACAGCCGGGCAAAAAACTGCTCTTCAAGCACAGCACTACCTGCCCGATCAGCGCCAAAGCCCACGAGGAATTCCAGTCTTATCTGAAGGATGCGGACACCACAGCTGCCGTCGTTCTGGTCATTGAAGACCGTCCGGTCTCCAATCAGATCGCCGAAGAGTTCGGAATCAAACATGAATCTCCGCAGATCTTCCTGCTGGAGGGCAGCGAAGTCAGCTGGAACACCTCCCACTGGAAAATCACGCGCGATGCCATCCAGCAGGCTGTGAGCCAATGA
- a CDS encoding SDR family NAD(P)-dependent oxidoreductase, translating to MDKVACVTGTDRGLGLSITRVLLEQNYKVFAGQHREDSENLKALKAEYPQQLEPVLLDIGRKESVKQAARLIAGKTGHVDMLINNAGIIRSADDATMLVDMDDEAMAEIYNVNTLGALRVSNALMGLLLQGEDKLIVNISSEAGSIGSNQRINMYGYCMSKAALNMQSSLMHNHLKTLGGQVMVFHPGWLQTYMSGMKKDEADYSADEAAGKIMKLVLDYPAYKGEEPAYLDLNGQAWPW from the coding sequence ATGGACAAAGTAGCTTGTGTGACCGGTACCGACCGGGGACTGGGATTGTCGATCACCCGTGTTCTGCTGGAGCAAAATTATAAGGTGTTTGCCGGCCAGCATAGAGAAGACTCGGAGAATCTGAAAGCGCTTAAAGCTGAATACCCGCAGCAGCTGGAGCCGGTCCTGCTGGATATCGGCCGTAAGGAGAGCGTCAAGCAAGCTGCACGCCTTATCGCCGGCAAGACCGGACATGTAGACATGCTGATTAACAATGCGGGAATTATCCGCAGCGCTGACGATGCCACGATGCTGGTCGATATGGATGATGAAGCCATGGCGGAGATCTATAATGTGAATACACTGGGTGCGCTGCGGGTTAGCAATGCTCTGATGGGACTGCTCCTGCAGGGGGAGGATAAGCTGATCGTGAATATTTCCTCCGAAGCAGGCAGCATCGGAAGCAACCAGCGGATTAATATGTACGGGTACTGTATGTCCAAGGCAGCGCTGAATATGCAGTCCTCCCTGATGCATAACCATCTGAAGACGCTGGGCGGACAGGTAATGGTCTTCCATCCCGGCTGGCTGCAGACCTATATGAGCGGCATGAAGAAGGATGAGGCGGATTATTCTGCTGACGAGGCTGCCGGGAAGATTATGAAGCTTGTACTGGACTATCCGGCATATAAGGGAGAAGAACCGGCGTATCTTGATCTGAATGGGCAGGCATGGCCCTGGTAA